The Heterodontus francisci isolate sHetFra1 chromosome 37, sHetFra1.hap1, whole genome shotgun sequence DNA window aggtgAGCTCAAGGAATAGCATTTTATCTTTCGAtttagcactttacagccttctggactcaacattgaattcagcaACTTCAGAGCATATTCTCTGCCctttttttggatggcagctgttggtaatgattctgcttttcccatttacacctcctctagacccatcttttgtttctttccttgtcccattaccatccccttttgccttgcactgtcatccctttggtcatttaatctctcctgccgtcCACCCTACTGAAGTTCTTCCCTTTTGCTCTTGCCCCATTTTCCTGCCTCTGTACCTACTTCAAATCTGTTGcacctctaacttttcccagttctgacccaaggtcatcaacctgaaacacgaactgtttctctctccacagatgctgcctgaccagctgaggtaTTTcgggcattctctgtttttatttcagatttccaacatctgtaggATTTTGCTTTCGTATTAACAATCTGCACTGGATTCACATTGATCAAATCTTGAAATGTACGACCAATGATGTTCTCAAAAGAGACCAATACCAAACTGCAGCCATTGCTCCTGAATGCATCCGAAATCGATTTTAAGCAACAGTTGATTCTAGAATAATGGCATGAGGTTGGACTATGTCTGTTTGTTCCTTACATTGATTAGATGCATTTAAGCATGGAGATGATTGTTATTTTCCTAGTTTTAGTCTTGAAGGATGATCAAAAGTTATACGAGTGCCCCTAGTCACCCAAATAAGCCCTCATTATACCAGACAATGGCccattgggatgtttttctacaccaaaggcattatataaatgcaacatGCTGTTATGTTGTCAAATTCTGAAGGAACAAAAACTCTCTACCAAAATAAAATGTGACTCTGCATGGTGAGAATATTAAATTGCCTGTGTCAGAGAGAACCTTTGCAATGAGCACATCTTACAAGAGTGAAAACTGACATCCCTTGAAATATTCCACAAGAGTTGACACTCTCACCATTGAAATTGAAGTCAGTGGCAGTGTTCCAGGAAGTACAACTTTGGAATATATTTCTTTCTCCCAACTCCGCAAAGAATTTTTACAAGACATTTTATGAATCACACCAGAATCCAGTGTTCCGTTTTATAGACAGTGTCATGTGTTTGGTATGGATGGCAATTCTCGAGGAATTCAGTCACTGTAGCTTATTTATAAGACAGGTAATAAAAACCATTCTATAATGATGAACAACCTGACGTTTATTGCCACCGTCCTCTGATACCTGTAGACACCGCGTTTCCCATTATTGGCACTTGCCAATTGATTCACATATTCGCTGCAGTTAAACGTTACAAGATTTGGAAAAGAACATGGTTCTTGCATTTTTCATTACTTGGGCAGTGAAGGATGGTCCCCCACATTTATCGATTTAAACCTTAGTTTTATCATTGAGAAAGAAAATGACTGTGCTCCATGTGTGAGAAAAGTGAAGACATTCCTTTGAAAACAAATAGAAAACCAACGGGCAGCCACGAGGTGGAAAGGGAGAATTTTTATCAAACACTACCATCTACAGGCTGAAATGTAATTGTCAAAGTGTACAGGGTGCATACAACTCAGCATGTAGCCGTCTAAATTATACAATCACAAAGTCAGTAATGAAGGGGAAATGTATTAACAATCTGTATTGGATTTATGTTAATCAAGTGTTGAAATACAcaaaagtagggagaaactgtttccactggcaggaggttcagtaaccagaggacagagatttaaaataattggtggaagaggagaatttcttttactGAGTTGTCATGATCtaggatgcactgcctgaaagggtggtgaaagcagatttagggaattagatatatacctgaaaaggaaaaagaaTCCTATTCCAACAGCCTTCAGAGACATGAGAGTCCAAATAGCCACCTGATGTGCTGTCTGATTCTCTGCACAACCTATGAATGCAACAGTTCAAAATTCCCCAAATTTATCTTTAACCATTGGACTAATCTGTTGATGTAAAAAACAGTCCATCCATGTCAGCCATTGTCTGGGACCTGATTAGTCTGTGAAATCAGTTACTGTTAATGCAGTAGCAGAGTTTGATTACAACTCTGAAGACATCAGTGCTTTCCTGCCCCTGGGTTCCAGTGCTCGAGACATCAGTGCTCTCCTGCCCCAGGTTTCCATTGTTCCAGATGTCAGTACTCTGCTGCCCATGGGTTCTAATGCTCCAGGTTATTGATGCCATGCAGATGATGGTAACCATGGTGGTACTCAGGAGATTCCCTCTTGCTTGGTTGCTGCCTTGGCCAACAATGACCCATATGGCAGGTCAGGGTTTGAACCACATGGGACCCAGTGAGGCTCCAACAACAGGAGTGGCAGCATTAGGATGTTTACTTTGCCCAGGCCTCATTGACTAATTCCAACAAGCCATCATCAACAAGGTCATTATCTCCAACAAGACCAGTCTGACAGTCCCAGAATCAAAGCGCACCTTCCAACACAGGCCTGCCTGCTTCCATTCCTGGTATCGGGTTTCCACCTCTGATTCAAGACATGGTCTGACCTCTCTTCTGCTCACAAGATCATAATACAGTTACAGATGTGGAAAATCATTTGGTTTGATCATGCAGAAAAATCCTAAAGTCTCACATTgcagcatccaattgtttcttaaatgcttCTAGTCATTTTGCTTCCAATACTCTATCTGGAATGCCATTCCACACAGTGACGCCACTCTTTGTGAAGGATTTCCCTACATCTTTCCTCAAATTACTGTTTACTAGTTTGAacttgtgcccccttgttctactcTTGAAATTTAATTCAACTATCTTCCATACCTATATAAGATCTCTCCTTTCTAGGCTGAAAAGGTTATGCTTCTTCTGCACTTTACCATCGATTCCATGGGCCTTAATCATTTTTGCAATTTCTTCTGTGCCACTTTATCAAATATATTTTGAAAatgcagatatactacatctactgcattccctttgCCTGTACATCTGGTGATTTTCTCAAAGTATTCGATTCAATTAGACCAGCATGACCAACTCTTTACAAATCAGTGTTGACTGACGCTTATGTTTATAAGCGTTCGCTAATATTTTCTTTTTTTGGGCTCTAACAGGTTTCGTACTATTAACCTGAGACTAATTGATCTAACTGGCTTACCCCTTTGTCCTTTTAGAATAGCTTTTTAACactcagtacattccagtcctttggTACAATTACTATTTCTAAAAAATAAACTGATGAATAATGGTGAGTGGCTCTGTCATTTCATTACTAATCTCTCTCAGTATTTGTGGTGTTAGCCCACCCTAGACTTCTAACTTATCAGGCTCCCAGCCTGATTTTGGAGTTCCCATAGGAAAAAGCCTCTCCCCACCCTAGACAAGGTGGTGTCAAAGCAGGTTGGGCCCTAGGCAGGAATTTCCTGCACTGGGAGTTCCTGTATCCCCGGCCTAGGAGATTAGGGCAAATTTGGCAGCCAGTACTCCAAGTGAGAAGGGCCCGTTGAATGGTCCTTTTGGGGCCCATCGTGGAGGTCCAGACAGAGGACTGTGGCCTGGACCCTCAGATAAATAGTTGAAATTTCAATTGACAAAATGTCACAGTTTCCAGCCTCAGGGGTTGCAGACGCCCATAACGCCAAGAACATTTCAATTAAGTGACCACCTCCTGACTGCACATACACTGTTTGGGTTAACAGCAGAGGTCACTGCTGGACATGATCTCAACATAATTGGCGCGATCACAGGGCCACATGTTTTATGGGCCATTGTCTTCAACTCCCATTAATGTTTTTAATACAGTGCAACGCAGTTGCAAAGACTGATGTGGGCAGCCCTCAGTTTGACCATTACATCCAGTTGATAACAAATTTTAATCAATTTTATTGACATAAATCAGTGCTACAAACATTAATGATGATGTAAATGTATTGAAGAATGAGACAGCAGTGTTATATGTCCAAAGTGTCTAATTCTGTGTCTAGCGTAATAGTGTGAAATCAACATCTGGTCTTCATCATCAAGCCTGGGTTCTGGTTGGTCAGAAAGAGATTTATAATTTTAGACCATGTTGTTTAGTTAAGTTAGACAATGTGGACTGTCGAATTTTAAAAATTTCACCAGATCTCTGACCAGTTTATAACACCATCTCAGTGTCCTGCAAAATTTCCACTTTATTTTGCAAAGACAATACCGAGGATTTCCACCAAGCATTTTGAATCAGCAAAGAATTCTGTGCAAAATGTGCCATTTAGGTGAAAGGAAAGACACACCACATAATTATGTATTGCTATGGCAGGTGAATGGTTCTAATTCACATCCCACCAGCCATTAAATTCTTCATCTGTAACTTTTGGACAGCATTGCACATAGCAGACAAGGTTCAAACCCATGGGTTATTGGTAAATTATTAGGCTGAATTGGTGCATCGCTGGACGATGGTGTGTAGGGAGACAGGCCATCGGATttgcacagggatcggtgttgtttGCAACATTTATATAAGTAACTTAGAAAAGAGAGCGTTGACCAAAATTGCAAACAACACTGAACTGTGTGCAATGACCAATGTTGCAAACCACTGTTTGATATTAAAAGGGAGCTGGACATGGAGCTCAACAGAGACAAGTGTAAAGTTATGACTATGTCGAAAACTCAAGATCACAGACTACATATTTAATGCTAAAGTGTTTGAGGTAACAGAGTAGGAAACCAGCACAATTCTGGTGGATTATGGTGCTTACATTATAACAGTTATATCAGCTGTGATGTCCCAAGGACATGAAATGCACTAGATAAACACAAGATAGTTCTTAAATTTAGTTCGTTAAAAATGCCAGTTCAGTTTTCGCAGGCAGTTCAGAAATCAAGTAAAATGTTGGGATCGCGCAGGGGTGCTTTATCTCTCCCTGGTGAGATTTCATCAGAAGTACTTGATTCAGCTTAGGTCTCCACATCACAACAAAGATATGGAGTTAGAGGAAATCCTGAACTTCGAGAGCTGATTTAAGAGGAAAAAATTGGCTACTCAGGGACTTTACTCTCTTGCGGACAGGAGAATGAGTGAGGACTTGATAAGGTCCTTAACATTTTCAGGGATACAAAGAAATTAAATCCAGAAACAACTTCTGTCAGGCACAGAATTTAATGATTAGGGAACACAATTTAGCATTAACGGTATCAAAAGAAATTAAGAAATTAGGCAACATTTATTTTTCACAGGAGGTTGGTAGAAACATGGGCATGGTTACCAGCAGAGTCAAACAGAAATTCACATCAGgcttaaaagagaattggatgaattCCTGTTGGCAATCAGGATTCAGGGTAATTAGTAAGAAGTCTGATGGGAGGTTTGAGAGGATAGGCTAGATAAGCAGACAATGATTTTCTTTTGCCTAAAGCATTACCATATTACAGTGTAGCTGAGATATGTACAGCAAAGTGTGGAGTTGCTTGTTGCCTGTGACGTACTTAAGAAAATTACTTTTAGTCTGATGCTAGCAATGAAAATGTGCTGACCATTACAAGTGAGGACACCAGCACAACTGGGAATGGACTTGATTCTCATGTAGCCAGAGGTACACTATAAGGAGTAGTATTTAAAACCAAACCATTTTACTATGTATTCTGAATTACCTTCCAGAACAAAATTACATTAAAAGACAAACACAAAAAGAACATTTATGCTCATTGGGAGTGTTCATTTGCTGTCTACTTGGAACAGACCCCCAGAGATGGTAGTTGATTCAGGATCAAGTGACAACTTAAAAAGGGAACCAGACTGATATCTCTTGAGAAGGATGCTTGAAGGTTATAAAGATTTTAACAGAATATCTTGAGGAGAAAACTGAAGAAACACAGGCTGGGAATTTCCTAGGAGTTTCTGTTGCTTTGCACTATAACCTCACTAGAAGTCACACCAGGGAAATGGGAGCAGCTCCGAGGAAACTCCCAGCCATAGTGTTCCATAAAGTAGGGGCTCAACATCTGGTGGTAGCTCATGATAGAGCAATCATAAACGGTCGCTGCACGGAGAaggcttgatgggtcaaatggctctTTCCTTGTTCCAGAATTTTTCATATTCTTAAATCTATAAATCAAAAGGCTTTTCAAATGCTCCTAAAATCGCTCCACAAACTGTTGCCAAATTTTAAAATCTTGGTTTCCGACTAATGCGGAGGATATTATATGTATTAAGACCCGGAGCATCAAAACCAGTTGATAGGCCTTTCTTATTGAACTGAAAAAAATTAAACAGCTGTCCATCTTGAGCTTCAAGTGACACTGAAGCTGTGCTGAATTTCAAGACACATGGATATTCTTTTTCAAATACAATTTGAAATACCCTCTCTTCTAAATAACATAGCTTAATAGTCCTATATCGCTCAGGTATCAACTTTTCAATATGAGGGCCAAACTGCTGCATCACTAATATTCCATTCTTATCTTTTTTTATCTCGTAAAAGGTCAAGTTTGCAAACGTATAGTAACCGACATAAGGCTTAGAGCGGGGAGGCGGAGAAAGAACCCTGTCACTTTGTCGAAACGCAGACTCCATTGCAGGTATTAGATAATTATAAACTCCTGTAGTCAAGTCTTTCTCTTGGGGTCGGGAACCTGCCATCAAAATAATGAATCCTAATTTGAGTTTAGGAACCAGGGAGAATGTAGCAGAGTAACCATCCAAGTCACCATCTTTTTTAATAATATCATAACCAAATAATTCATTGATTTCCCATGGCGTTCCAGTTTTGCTGGCAAAGTAATCCTCAGCACACCTGAACACTGGAGTAAGCATCATTTTTATGGTGTCAGGCTCCAGAAGATGTTTGTGAACGGCTCCCAAAAGCAGCATAGCCAATTTAGCCAGATCCGCAGCAGTTGAATACATTTGACCAGAGGGTCGGTACCAGCCAAGGTCGTAAAGCGTTGCTGGTTGACCATTGCTGTAAACACCGACAGCTAACTGGGAACGGACTGAGTGTGTAAACTCAAAGCCAGTGTGCTCCAATCCTATTTTAGTTAAAATATTCTCGGTAATCCAGCGTTGATACTCTGATCCAGCAACTTTATTGGCCAGAATGTGAGCCAGGAGGGAAAATGCCAAATTACTGTAATGACATCTAAGAAAGACAGAATAGTCATTGTCACTCAACTATCTTAACACGTCTAGTGATTGGTTTTGCACATTTTGTTTCCTTACGTAAACTCATTAAATAGAACTGAAATTATGTAGCATCTTTTATTACCTACAATATATTAAAAACATATGTTTGCATGCACTTTCTGTTGTGATTTTTATGTGCCATTTCTTTGCCATAAATTCACATTTAGAATATGAGCTACTTATGTAAATTtgtcactgattatttaataaggcCACCAGGTTTCCCCAATTCTCTTAAATTGTTTCTGAAAGTCCAACAATCTTTATTCCTCAGTGACAAATACATGGGTCCCCGATCACGGCTGAAAATACGGCAGAATGGAGATTCTAACCACTGACTGACTCATGGCTGAATCCATCAGAAATACCAAAGCCAACTAATATAAATATTGCTGGGCAGCATAGGGACATAAGTTCCATCAACAATTGTCCTGGGGAGAGCAGCAGGGAATTTTATGAAGTGGGGCAGAGGGTCGGGATGAGTGGCTCTAGAAGCAACACAATCAGAACTAAAACATAAAGCAGCTAGGTTTTCAGATGGTGGTTTGAAGGTATATCACTCTTTGTCCACACCGTGTTCACCCATTATTTTACGGGGCTGCTTAGTACACCAGTCAGCCAACGTCCCATCCTTCACCTAGCAGGTACCTTCACTCACAGGTGTTCCTTTGGATGCTCCCTCCCCATGCTTAGTTCCTTCCGACTCCTATCATTCCCTTCAGTTTGCATGCTGACTTCATGTGTTGAATAGGATTTTGTGTGCATTTCACACTGTTTACATTCTTCTTTCAGGAGAAATTACCTGAATTTCCAGAGTAAGGCAGCGCATGGGCGGggcagagggtggggggaggggggtgggtgcggAAATGGAGGGAGATTTAAGTCCAGACCTCTCATAAGGAAGAGGGCACATCGCTTCTGGGGAGGCACTCAACCCATACTGCGACTGTTAGAAAAGAGAGAGGCTCGGTGTCCTGTACTTTCTGCTGCTTTTCCCTGCTGTATGGTGGGAGCACAGCCAGATCTCTTACAAGGAAACTCCTGTTATTCATTTCGCAGTGACAGGCATTTTTCTACATTGTCCATCACACTTTCTCACCTATCATCCTATACTTTTGTTCTAGATGCAAGACAGCAAAGAGCAGTGGAGAACAAGGAGGAGAACAAGATGGGAGAAGCAGCACAAGGATTCACCACCACATCATCACCTAGTTCATCATTCACCCCCTCGCTGTCAACCACTATCCCTGAGAAACTCACCCTGAGATAATGGAACATTTTAGGTGGAGATTTTGTACTGGCGATGCCCAGGACATAAGTTAGTCAGAGAAGGCAGCAGTGGAAATGCAGCCTAGCGACACTGAACACAGGCTTCGGGCACTTGCAGATTAGATTTGAGGGGGTCCTCCCTCGAAAACAAGATGCAAAGCCATCCTTTGCTACAATATCAGGGAAGGCCTCTCATCTGTGCAGAACAACTGGGAGCTCCAGAAACATCTTATGCCCACCCCGTTACCCCCAACCCCAGTACAATGACTGGTTTGTGCCTCCAACATGGTTGCAATGATGACTGGAAGTTGGGTCTTGGGGGATTGTTTGGAGACAATGATGGTGAGAGGTTTCCAAGATCTTCCAAGTACCATCGCTTCAGGGTTTATAGAATCTCACTGCACCATCAGGCAGTTCTCATGTTACGGAGGGAGTCTTTACACCTGTAGATAGTGTCCTGACATGAAGTGATCTTCCTTATCCAAGTCATGGAACAGTATAGATTGAGCAGGATTGTGGTACTGTAAGTGTGAGTGTAACCCAGCTAAACTAAGGCTTGAACAAAAAGGCAGCAAGCACTATGTGCAGAAATACCAAAGTGTTCTCAGTCCAAAAAGTGAAACTTCAAATGCAATACCACTGCCTACCTTTGAGTTTGAATAAACAGGCTCAGCAGTCATATGTCCAGTTTTAATGGGTAAAATAACCCTGACTATAAAGCTCGCACATGCTGGTAGCATAGCCTAGCTTTCAGGCCCCCAAAATCACACTGTAAAATTAATCTACTAAGTAAACAGATACAAATTTCTGGTCCCGATTTCCCCACTTGCTTCCGCTAATGGTGAGGCCTCGAGGTGCGGGCGTGGTCTGACAACATTTCTCAGGTGTTGCTCTGTTACAGTCCAATGAGTCATTGCACATTTTGCTGAATGGCACGTAGTAACTACCAGTCGAGCTTAGAAAATTTCTTAAGACAAAGAGGACTAATTTTAATGTACTTCTTCTGCACAAAGTTTTAGATGTGGGTTAGTTGCGACATCAACCATAAGTGTACAGCGACTCCCGTCTGGGATGCAACCCCCACTGTTGAAGCATAACACTTGTTCCACCTCACACTCACTGGATATTTGTCTGTCAGTataatcacattggagcctttgcAGATTAGCTATAGTGGCAGTAAAATACCGATCAAATCTATTTTGAGGCAGTTTTTGCACAGTTGCTTGTGATGGAAACCAGATTAAAAGCGCCCTGAGGTTATTGATGAGAGATTCATCCCACTGTTTTCCTTAAGGTGAAGCCAGAGTCCTTGTGCTAATCTCATGAAAGATTTCATCAACTATTTGTATAGGTTAAAGAAATACTGGATAAGGATGGTTCAttaatataattttttttaaaaaccaaggAAC harbors:
- the LOC137351907 gene encoding putative beta-lactamase-like 1, with the protein product MDLKWPLFGMAFFIIVSIIMTCCFVWQYKLPKKDESEFTLSKEPKPVQMCPRHPKPVPLVHPVPILKEALEKVDFLLCHQIRAMSLPSISAIVIYNDTVLWTGNFGKKNASDEFSPPPNEYTAYRIASISKIFPAIMLYKLWQDGKITSLDDPLTKYVKNFTVKNPLGNSKEKDHKYETSGLVFLERGEASPKVSSVTLKRMASQLSGLPRRLRSTSLLWDGNTEMALNLLQDDLLVADPGTRCHYSNLAFSLLAHILANKVAGSEYQRWITENILTKIGLEHTGFEFTHSVRSQLAVGVYSNGQPATLYDLGWYRPSGQMYSTAADLAKLAMLLLGAVHKHLLEPDTIKMMLTPVFRCAEDYFASKTGTPWEINELFGYDIIKKDGDLDGYSATFSLVPKLKLGFIILMAGSRPQEKDLTTGVYNYLIPAMESAFRQSDRVLSPPPRSKPYVGYYTFANLTFYEIKKDKNGILVMQQFGPHIEKLIPERYRTIKLCYLEERVFQIVFEKEYPCVLKFSTASVSLEAQDGQLFNFFQFNKKGLSTGFDAPGLNTYNILRISRKPRF